GAGCGTCGACATCACCCTTTACGGCATCGTCGATCCGCAGATCGCCAATGGCCGCTCCATGGCCGACATGGCACGCGCGGCAGTCGAGGGCGGCGCGACGCTGATCCAGCTCCGCGCCAAGACCGAGACGACGCGCGAGATGGTGCGCGAGGCCCGCGCCATCCGCTCGGCCCTGCACGGCACCAATGTGCCGCTCTTGATCAACGACCGCGTCGACGTCGCGCTGGCCTCCGGCGCTGACGGCGTCCATCTTGGCGCCGACGACATGAAGCTCGCCGATGCCCGCCGCCTGCTTGGGCCGCGCGCCATCATCGGCGTGACGCTGAAGCACGAGAGTGAGTTACCGGAGCTGGCTTCGGCGAAGATCGATTATGCCTGCATCGGCGGCGTCTTCCCGACGACCCACAAGGACAATGCCGGCACCTCGCTCGGCCTGGACGGGCTCTCAAGCTTGCGCCAGGCGGCGGCGCGTGTGCTCGGTGCCCTGCCGGTCGGCGCCATTGCCGGCATCACGGCCGCCAATGCCGGCACCGTCATTGCGGCAGGCGCCGATGGCGTCGCCGTGATCGGCGCGCTCTTCGGCGGTGACGACATCGCGGCTGCGGCGCGCGATCTCAGGCTCGCGGTCGAGACCGCTCTGTCGGAGCGGGTTGCGCCGAGCGCCTGATCAGGGCTTCAGGTACAGGTCCCAGCAGGGCGCCAACGCGACCTTGCTGCGGCCTTCGAGCGCCCCGGCGAAGTGTTTGAAGATCGCTGCGCGGATCGAGGTCAGCGGGCATTTCGGCGCCAGGATCGCGTCGGTCTGGCGCAGGCTCTCGATCATCTGCGCCTCGAGCTTCGGATTGCTTCGCGTCGGGTCGATGCCGATCGGAACATGACGCGGCGGGCGACGATCGAGCAGGTAATTGAGCACATCGACGAAATCGAGCGTGAAGACGCCGTTGAGCTCGCGCTTGCCGGCCTGTTCCCAGGCCTTGATCGCCAGGATGCCTTGCTCGATCTCGAGCAGCCAGATCGCGTGGTGGTCGATCTCCGAATACAGGGTCAGCGACGGCTGCTGTCCTGTCGCGGCGAGGTCGGCATAGGCCGATTGATGGTTGGCGTAATGCTGCAGCATGACCGGAGCACGCTCGGCGATCTCCTGCTTGACGCTGACCCGTCCGAGCTTGCCGACATCGTCGACTGCGAGCGGCAGATAGGTCGGTGCCCCCAGCGTGGCGCGGGCGGCGCGTTCGATGAAGACCAGGGCCGAGGGAGCGGCGATGACGCAGAGCAGAAGCAGCACAAATGTGCGCAGGTTATCGTCGCGCCGACGCCAGTCGAGCAGGAGCACGAGCAGGATCGGCCAGAGCCCGATGAATTCGAGGCTGCCCGTGTTCTGCGTCTCGAAGAATGTGAGCGCCAGCAAGGCGATGGCGAGCCAGCCCACAGGAGAGACCGCGAGCGCCCGCAGCCGGGCCGCCATGCCCGTGGGCCGCGTCCGCCAGGCGCCATAGGCAAGCAGGCCGATGAGGACCAGCGTCGGCCCGATCACCTCGAACTTGAACGAGGCGACGGTGAGGAAGCGCGGCAGCAGCGCGTCCGTGTTGAGCTTCAACAGGGTCAGAATGTCGTCGACATAAGCCCGGGTCAGTCCACCGCTCGCAACATCGATGACGGCGAGAGCGCCGATCACCGCGGCGGCGGCAAGGCAGGCGTCGCGCAGGCGCATCCGCCCGGTCAGGGCGGCATAGCCGACCAGCATCGCCCCGGCGACGGCGCCGGTGATCTTGACCAGGAACAGCGTCAGCATCAGCGCCGCGACCAGCCAGGTCGTCAGTCGCCGATCGCGCGCGAACGTCAGCACGGCGACGAGGATGTAGAGCAGCAATGCGACATGCCGGTTGTAGTGGCCGTAGCCGTCGAATCCCGGCAGCGGATAGACCTCGTGCAGGTTGATCGGCAGCGAGGCGAAAAGCAGGAAGGGCAGCAGCAGCGCCAGGGCCAGCCTGCGAGAAGATCGCGCGACATGGAAGACGATGATCGCGAGCAGCGGCAGCGCGATCGGCAGCAGGCCCCAGTTCGCAGTCAGCAGCGGATGGGCGTTCGGGAATAGCCGGTCGAGACCCGCGACGAGATAATAGCCGAGCGGCCCGACCGGGGCGAAGAAGTCGATGTTCGGGACCTGGCCCTCGCGAATGCGTTGGGCGGCGTCGAAATAGACCGCCGTGTCCCAGTAATACGACCCGAGCGGCAGGCGCAGCGGCAGGAGCAGGCCGGCGAGGACGAAGGCGAGGAAGGCCGCGAGCCAGATCACGGGACTGGCCCAAGGGCGCGCGGCGACGAGCGCCTTCGCGGCTCTCGCGGCAACTGGCCGGTCCGTGCTCGCGCTCATGTTTGTCCCACCGCCCCGCACGGCAAGGTAGCGGCAGAATCTTACCGCGTCCCTTCTCGACAAGATGAAAAGCGGGTTTACCTCGACAGAGCAGACCATACGGTGCGCTCGTTCCCCGCTGGCATGGGGCCTTCGGTTGTCGGCCGATTGAGCCGGCTCAGGAATTCACGATTTCCGCGAAGCGCTTGGGCAGGGCAAAGCCGTGGCCGAGCGGATCGTCGGCCTCGATGACGAAGCTCCCCTCGCCGGCGAGGTGGCTGCGCCCCCGACTTCGACCGTGACGGCGCCGGCGGCTGGGAAATCGACCGGGCCGATAACCCTTCCAGCGAAGCCGCCGCCGGTGATGCTGCGGATCCGGCGGCTCTGGCCGGTGGGGATCAGCCCCTTGGCATGATCGAGTGCCATCCGGGCGGTGACGCCCGAGCCGGTCGGCGAGCGGTCGATCTGGCGCTCGGCGAAAACGCAGAGATTGAAGCTGTCTTGATCCGGCCCGGCCTCGTCGGTGACGATCGTGCCATAGAGGAAGCCGAGATCGGGCTCGGTCGGGTGCGTGATCGCGATGGTCTGCCGGACATGGTCGGTCAGCGCGCCGGCCGCTGCGACGATCTCCTCGACCGGCGTCTGCATCAGGTCGAGCCCGAAGCGCGAGGCCGGCAGGATGCAGTAATAGGCGCCGCCATAGGCGATGTCGGTGGTGACGTCGCCATAGCCGGGCACAGCGACCACAAGATCGTGCCTCTCGACGAAGGCCGGCACGCTCTCGAAGCTTACCGCGCCGACCTTGCCGTCCGCGACCTCGCAGGAGAGGCGCAGCAGCCCGCAGGGCGCCTCGATGGCAAAGCGTGTCACTGGTTCGGCGGCCTTCACCAGCCCCTGCTCGATCGCATAGCGGCCGAGCGCGATGGTCGCGTGGCCGCACATGGTCGAATAGCCCTCATTATGCGTGAACAGCACGCCGAAGGCTGCTTCCGGACGGCTCGCTGCGACCGGGATGACGCCGTACATGCCGTCATGGCCGCGCGGCTCGAGCATCATCGCGCGGCGCAACTGATCATGCTGCTCGCGAGCCTGCCGGCGCTTGCCGAGGATGCCAGCGCCGGTGAGCTGCGGGTAGCCTGAGGTGACGATGCGCACAGGCTCGCCGCAGGTGTGGTAGTCGATGTAAGCGAGGCGCATGGATCCTGGTCCGTCAGTCGTGCGCCGAAGGCGGGGCGAGCCGCGGCGGGTTGCAACCCTGCTTGGCGCAGGTTTCTGCCGCCACCACGGCCGCAAAGCCAAGAGCGGCAGCGCGGAGTTCGTCCGGCAGGTCGCGCAGCACCGGACCGAGACCGCCATTCCGCCAGAGCGAAGCGAGAAAGGCGCCCATGAAACTGTCGCCGGCGCCGATCGTATCGACGACCTCCTGTGCGAGGGCCGGGAACGGCATCGGCTCACGGCGAAAGGGCAGGAGGTAGCCGCCTTTCTCGCCATCGGTGACCAGCAGCAGTCGGCCTCCTTGGGCAAACCAGCGCGCAAAGGCGTAGCCGAACTCGGTACCGTGAACCGCTCGCGCATCATCCGTGCTGCATTTCAGGAGATCGCACAGGACGGCCCGCTCCTCGATGGCGCGGCGCGCCTCCGGAAGTGCGGGCAACACGGCCGGCCTGATGTTGAGATCATAGCTTACGCTGAGCCCAGCCTCTCGCGCTCGGCGCATCAGCGCCAGTGCCGCCTTGCCGGATGCGCCAACCGTTGTGCCGAACGAGGTGACGTGCAGATGCGCGAAATCGCCGAGATCCGCCGGTGCGGGCGGCGCGACATCGAAGGCCGTGCCGTCCAGAGAGAAGCGATAGGTCGCGGCACCGTCGGCGTCGATCGCGGTGACAGTGGCGGAAGGCGTCGGCGCGTCGCAGACTCCGACGAACCGCCGGTCGATGCCCTCTTCCGTCAGGCGCCGGAGGAGGAGCTGGCCTAACGTATCTGGCGAGAGGCTGACATTATAGGCCACCGGCGCGCAGCAGCGAGCCAGCGCCAACGCCGTGTTGAAGCCCGAGCCGCCGAGCACAGCCTCGCGCTTGCGCCCGGCGGTGCCGGGCACGATGTCGACGAGCGCCTCGCCATAGACGAGAACGCCCTTGCCCGTCACAGCAGCCCGCGCTTGGCGAGGTTGCGCATCAGATGCGAGGCGCCAAAGCGCCAGGGCTCGCATTCGTCGGTGCGGCGCATCCGGTTGATCAGGGCGCCGAGCTCGGGCGCGGAGATGGTGACGACGTCGCCGTATTTGTGGGTGAAGCCGCCGCCCGGCGCATCGCGATCCTTGATCGGCGCGAACATGGTGCCGAGATAGAGCACCGCCCCGTCAGGATACTGATGATGCGGGCCGATCATCTGCGCGGCAAGATCGGCCGGGTCGCGGCTGATCTTCGCGATCGAGGACGAGCCTTCGAGCGTGAAGCCGTCCTCGCCCTCGACGGTGAGGCTCACCGTCGTCTTGCGGACATGGTCGAGCGAGAAATCGCCGTCAAAGAAGCGGATGAACGGGCCGATCGCGGCGGCAGCATTATTGTCCTTGGCCTTGCCGAGCAGCAGGGCCGAACGGCCCTCGACATCGCGCAGGTTGACGTCGTTACCCAAGCTGGCGCCGACGATGCGGCCATCCGAGGCGACGACGAGCACGATCTCGGGCTCGGGGTTGTTCCAGCTCGAGGCCGGATGAAGGCCGGCATCGGCGCCGGTGCCGACCGCCGACATCGGCGGTGCCTTGGTGAAGATCTCGGCGTCCGGTCCGATCCCGACCTCGAGATATTGGCTCCAGCTGTTCTGGGCGATCAGCACCTCCTTCAGCTTCATCGCCTCGGGTGAGCCGGGCCTGAGCTTGGAGAGATCGTCACCGATGAGCTTTTCGATCTCGGTGCGGATCGTAGCGGCGGCCGCCGGATTGCCGCGCGCCTTCTCCTCGATGACGCGCTCCAGCATCGAGATGGCGAAGGTGACGCCGGCGGCCTTGACCGCTTGCAGGTCGACCGGGGCGAGCAGCCAGGGTTTGCCGTCATCGCGGGCGGTGACAGAGCTGTTGGCGAGGAGATCGGCGACCGAACCGAGGTTCTCGCCATTTGCAGCACGCAGCGCCGTCGCCGGATCGGCGGTCTCGCAGAGATCGCGCATGGTCGGGAAGGTTGTAGTGACGTCGATGACCTCGTCACCCTGGAGCTTGACCACCGACGGCCCGGCGAGGTCCGGCCGCCAGACCCGGCCGGCCAGCGCGGCGCGGGCGGCATCGACCGGCAGGGTGTTGGCGGGCGTGAGCGAGAGCGAGGGCATGGCTGATCCGGCTGTGTGCAGTGTGCAGGAAGGTTGAGGGAGAACAGCCGCTTCCGCGGAAAATCGCAAGTGCGCGGATGCGCGTCCACAGCGGGGCGGAAATGTCATCGTTTTGTCATTGAACTGTCGCCCCGGCTTCATGCTAGCTTGCGCACCAACGACAAGAATGCCCGCGCATACCGGGGGCTTAGAGGGAGCTGATCATGACCTTCAAATTGAAGACCCTGACCGCCGTCGGCGCATTCGCGCTGGCCGCCGCTTCGCCGGCTCTGGCGCAGACCGAAATCCAGTGGTGGCACGCCATGACCGGCGCCAACAACGACGTCGTCGTCAAGCTGGCCGAGGAGTTCAACGCCTCGCAGAAGGACTACAAGGTCGTCGTCGCCTACAAGGGTTCCTATCCCGACACGCTGAACGCCGGCATCGCCGCCTTCCGCGCCGGCAATGCGCCGCACATCATGCAGGTCTTCGAGGTCGGCACCGCGACGATGATGTCGGCTAAGGGTGCGATCAAGCCGGTCGCCGACGTGATGAAAGACGCTGGCGAAAGCTTCGATCCGAAGAGCTATCTGCCGGCCATCACCGGCTACTATTCGACGACGAAGGGCGAGATGCTCTCCTTCCCGTTCAACTCGTCCTCGATGGTGATGTGGTACAACAAGGACGCGCTGAAGAAGGCTGGCCTGCCGGAAGCGCCGCCGAAG
This sequence is a window from Bosea vestrisii. Protein-coding genes within it:
- a CDS encoding proline racemase family protein, producing MRLAYIDYHTCGEPVRIVTSGYPQLTGAGILGKRRQAREQHDQLRRAMMLEPRGHDGMYGVIPVAASRPEAAFGVLFTHNEGYSTMCGHATIALGRYAIEQGLVKAAEPVTRFAIEAPCGLLRLSCEVADGKVGAVSFESVPAFVERHDLVVAVPGYGDVTTDIAYGGAYYCILPASRFGLDLMQTPVEEIVAAAGALTDHVRQTIAITHPTEPDLGFLYGTIVTDEAGPDQDSFNLCVFAERQIDRSPTGSGVTARMALDHAKGLIPTGQSRRIRSITGGGFAGRVIGPVDFPAAGAVTVEVGGAATSPARGASSSRPTIRSATALPCPSASRKS
- a CDS encoding PfkB family carbohydrate kinase is translated as MTGKGVLVYGEALVDIVPGTAGRKREAVLGGSGFNTALALARCCAPVAYNVSLSPDTLGQLLLRRLTEEGIDRRFVGVCDAPTPSATVTAIDADGAATYRFSLDGTAFDVAPPAPADLGDFAHLHVTSFGTTVGASGKAALALMRRAREAGLSVSYDLNIRPAVLPALPEARRAIEERAVLCDLLKCSTDDARAVHGTEFGYAFARWFAQGGRLLLVTDGEKGGYLLPFRREPMPFPALAQEVVDTIGAGDSFMGAFLASLWRNGGLGPVLRDLPDELRAAALGFAAVVAAETCAKQGCNPPRLAPPSAHD
- a CDS encoding fumarylacetoacetate hydrolase family protein, whose product is MPSLSLTPANTLPVDAARAALAGRVWRPDLAGPSVVKLQGDEVIDVTTTFPTMRDLCETADPATALRAANGENLGSVADLLANSSVTARDDGKPWLLAPVDLQAVKAAGVTFAISMLERVIEEKARGNPAAAATIRTEIEKLIGDDLSKLRPGSPEAMKLKEVLIAQNSWSQYLEVGIGPDAEIFTKAPPMSAVGTGADAGLHPASSWNNPEPEIVLVVASDGRIVGASLGNDVNLRDVEGRSALLLGKAKDNNAAAAIGPFIRFFDGDFSLDHVRKTTVSLTVEGEDGFTLEGSSSIAKISRDPADLAAQMIGPHHQYPDGAVLYLGTMFAPIKDRDAPGGGFTHKYGDVVTISAPELGALINRMRRTDECEPWRFGASHLMRNLAKRGLL
- the thiE gene encoding thiamine phosphate synthase, with the translated sequence MSVDITLYGIVDPQIANGRSMADMARAAVEGGATLIQLRAKTETTREMVREARAIRSALHGTNVPLLINDRVDVALASGADGVHLGADDMKLADARRLLGPRAIIGVTLKHESELPELASAKIDYACIGGVFPTTHKDNAGTSLGLDGLSSLRQAAARVLGALPVGAIAGITAANAGTVIAAGADGVAVIGALFGGDDIAAAARDLRLAVETALSERVAPSA